Proteins encoded within one genomic window of Acinetobacter sp. WCHA55:
- the pncA gene encoding bifunctional nicotinamidase/pyrazinamidase, translated as MQKNVALIVVDVQNGFTPGGNLAVAGSDQIIPKINQLGDYFDHIVLTQDWHPENHISFADNHLDQQAFQTIELDYGTQVLWPRHCVQGTQDAELHPDLDLAKAQLIIRKGCHAHIDSYSAFLEADHKTQTGLAGYLRERGIDTVFIVGIATDFCVAWTAMDACKLGFQTYVIADATKGIDLHGSLQHAWQEMLAHGVKRLYCKDIVQQYAVN; from the coding sequence ATGCAGAAGAATGTGGCACTGATTGTGGTGGATGTACAAAATGGTTTTACGCCTGGTGGAAATTTAGCGGTAGCAGGGTCAGATCAAATTATTCCTAAAATTAATCAGTTGGGTGATTATTTTGACCATATTGTACTCACCCAAGATTGGCATCCCGAAAATCACATTTCTTTTGCAGACAATCACCTCGATCAACAAGCCTTTCAAACCATTGAATTGGACTATGGCACACAAGTACTCTGGCCACGTCACTGTGTACAAGGCACACAAGATGCTGAACTGCATCCTGATCTCGACCTTGCCAAAGCGCAGTTGATCATTCGCAAAGGATGTCATGCGCACATTGATAGTTATTCTGCTTTTTTAGAAGCGGATCACAAGACCCAAACGGGACTTGCAGGTTATTTAAGAGAGCGTGGGATTGATACCGTGTTTATTGTTGGGATTGCAACTGACTTTTGTGTGGCATGGACAGCAATGGATGCCTGTAAACTCGGTTTCCAAACTTATGTGATTGCCGATGCCACTAAAGGCATTGATTTACACGGTTCTTTACAACATGCATGGCAAGAGATGCTGGCCCATGGTGTAAAACGTCTGTATTGCAAAGATATTGTGCAACAATATGCTGTGAACTGA
- a CDS encoding bile acid:sodium symporter family protein, with protein sequence MGTFLKFTAWIQKTFALWVVLFAGIALLSPETFVWLKAYITWMLGLIMFGMGMTMTLEDFKGVMQSPKAVAIGVAAQFVVMPSVAYLLCLLFRLPTEIAIGVILVGCCPGGTASNVITYMAKGNTALSVACTTVSTLLAPVLTPAIFYLLASQWIEINAWSMLSSILQVVLFPIILGLVVRAVLKQKVESYISVMPLISVVAIVLIVAAIIGGSKAQILESGLLILAVVALHNSIGYLLGFGAARMFHLPHADCKAVSIEVGMQNSGLGVALAAVHFSASPITAVPSAIFSLWHNISGPILASYWAAKEDGTAKEKSEKEHMSV encoded by the coding sequence ATGGGCACTTTTTTAAAATTTACCGCTTGGATTCAAAAAACCTTTGCCCTGTGGGTGGTGTTATTTGCAGGCATTGCGCTCCTGAGCCCTGAAACTTTTGTCTGGCTGAAAGCTTATATCACGTGGATGTTGGGCCTGATTATGTTTGGTATGGGCATGACCATGACACTGGAAGATTTTAAAGGTGTGATGCAAAGTCCTAAAGCGGTTGCAATTGGGGTAGCGGCTCAGTTTGTGGTGATGCCAAGCGTGGCTTATCTGCTGTGCTTATTATTTCGCTTGCCGACTGAAATTGCGATCGGGGTGATTTTGGTGGGTTGCTGTCCGGGTGGCACGGCATCCAATGTGATTACTTACATGGCGAAAGGCAATACGGCTTTGTCTGTCGCATGTACCACGGTATCGACTTTATTGGCACCCGTGTTGACTCCCGCCATTTTCTATCTACTGGCCAGCCAATGGATTGAAATTAATGCATGGTCGATGCTGAGTTCAATTTTGCAGGTGGTCCTGTTCCCGATCATTTTAGGGCTGGTGGTACGCGCCGTGCTGAAACAGAAAGTCGAAAGCTATATTTCGGTGATGCCCTTAATTTCTGTGGTGGCGATTGTACTGATAGTGGCAGCGATTATTGGCGGCTCAAAAGCACAAATTTTAGAATCAGGCTTATTGATTTTAGCTGTGGTGGCATTACATAACTCGATTGGTTATTTACTTGGCTTTGGCGCTGCACGAATGTTTCATTTGCCACATGCTGACTGTAAGGCGGTCTCGATTGAGGTCGGTATGCAAAACTCAGGACTAGGCGTGGCTTTGGCTGCTGTGCATTTTTCCGCTTCGCCAATTACGGCTGTACCTAGCGCAATCTTTAGTTTGTGGCATAATATTTCAGGGCCAATTTTAGCCAGTTATTGGGCCGCGAAAGAAGACGGCACTGCCAAGGAAAAAAGTGAAAAGGAACATATGTCAGTTTGA
- the ppk1 gene encoding polyphosphate kinase 1, with the protein MDNFQHSSATYFNRELSLFEFHQRVLAQALDPSLPVLERLTFLIIFSRNLDEFFEIRIAGLMKQRDMNVIARTPDAVPTEVILEDLSESIHCAVKKQFEILNHSILPELQAQGIQFIQFQDILEKHKAWIAEYFAKEIQPVLTPISLDPSHPFPRLVNKSLNFIVSLQGKDAFGRSIEMAIVPAPRSLPRLIQMPKNVAGNIDTQIFLTAMIQQHISDLFPGMKATGCYAFRVTRNADLILSEDVDDLAVALKDELSSRRFGRAVRLEIEDDCPEAVIDYLLKEFDLTEQELYRINGPINLSRLSTSCDRPELKHPVFIPVIPKVLRKQKSTFDTLKAQDVLLHHPFDSFQPVIGLLKEAAKDPNVLAIKQTLYRSGPDSEIVQVLAEAARNGKEVTAVIELRARFDEESNITVANILQEAGAVVVYGIVGYKTHAKMILIVRRENAQLIRYAHLGTGNYHAGNARMYTDYGLMTTQPDICEDVHRMFQELTGMGKMAKLKALLHAPFTLHSELLKLIEQEIQFAQAGQKARIIIKVNALTEPQLIAALYRASQAGVQVDLIIRSICCLIPQVQGMSENIRVRSIVGRFLEHTRVYCFEHGGEKNLYCASADWMGRNLFSRVETCFPILDRTLKKQIYKDGLISYLNDCLNAWELQANGHWLKVACTDPEQRYSAQQHLIAQKQLKI; encoded by the coding sequence ATGGATAATTTTCAGCATTCATCGGCGACGTATTTTAACCGAGAGCTATCGTTATTTGAGTTTCATCAGCGGGTTTTAGCACAAGCATTAGATCCGAGTTTGCCTGTGCTGGAGCGCTTAACTTTTTTAATTATTTTTTCACGTAATTTAGATGAGTTTTTTGAAATTCGTATTGCGGGCTTGATGAAACAACGCGATATGAATGTGATAGCACGAACCCCTGATGCTGTTCCCACTGAAGTGATATTAGAAGACCTGTCCGAATCCATTCATTGTGCCGTCAAAAAACAGTTTGAAATTTTAAATCATTCGATTTTACCTGAGTTACAAGCGCAAGGTATTCAGTTCATCCAGTTCCAAGATATTTTAGAAAAACATAAAGCGTGGATTGCAGAATATTTTGCCAAAGAAATCCAACCCGTTTTGACCCCAATCAGCTTAGATCCGTCACATCCTTTTCCTCGCCTCGTGAATAAAAGTCTGAATTTCATTGTGAGTTTACAAGGTAAAGATGCTTTTGGACGAAGCATTGAGATGGCGATTGTCCCAGCGCCGCGCTCATTACCGCGTTTAATTCAGATGCCGAAAAACGTGGCAGGCAATATCGACACGCAGATTTTTTTAACCGCAATGATTCAGCAGCACATCAGTGATCTGTTTCCAGGGATGAAAGCCACGGGTTGTTATGCTTTTCGTGTGACACGTAATGCTGATCTGATTTTGTCGGAAGATGTTGACGATTTGGCGGTGGCACTCAAAGATGAGTTGTCTTCACGTCGTTTTGGTCGCGCGGTGCGTTTAGAAATTGAGGATGACTGCCCCGAAGCGGTGATTGATTATCTGCTCAAGGAATTTGATTTAACTGAGCAGGAACTCTATCGTATTAATGGGCCGATCAATCTTTCACGTCTCAGTACCAGTTGTGACCGACCTGAACTGAAGCATCCCGTGTTTATCCCAGTCATTCCCAAAGTTTTGCGCAAACAAAAAAGTACCTTTGATACCTTAAAAGCACAGGATGTGTTGTTGCATCATCCTTTTGATTCTTTTCAGCCTGTGATTGGCCTATTAAAAGAAGCTGCGAAAGATCCGAATGTGCTGGCAATTAAACAAACGCTCTACCGTAGCGGACCTGACTCGGAAATTGTACAGGTCTTGGCAGAGGCGGCACGAAATGGCAAGGAAGTCACGGCAGTGATTGAGTTACGTGCTCGTTTTGATGAAGAGTCAAATATTACTGTGGCCAATATTTTGCAAGAAGCGGGGGCAGTGGTGGTGTATGGTATTGTCGGCTATAAAACCCACGCCAAAATGATTTTGATTGTACGCCGTGAAAATGCTCAGCTGATCCGTTATGCCCATCTGGGCACAGGCAATTATCATGCGGGTAATGCACGTATGTATACCGATTATGGCCTGATGACTACACAGCCTGATATTTGTGAAGATGTACACCGTATGTTTCAAGAACTGACGGGGATGGGCAAAATGGCCAAATTGAAGGCGTTGTTACATGCGCCTTTTACCTTACACAGTGAACTGTTAAAACTGATTGAGCAAGAAATTCAGTTTGCGCAAGCTGGTCAAAAGGCACGCATCATCATTAAAGTCAATGCCTTGACGGAGCCTCAGTTAATTGCCGCACTGTATCGTGCGTCACAAGCAGGGGTGCAGGTTGATCTGATTATCCGTTCGATCTGCTGTTTGATTCCACAGGTCCAGGGCATGTCTGAAAATATCCGTGTACGTTCGATTGTGGGCCGTTTTCTGGAACATACCCGCGTGTATTGTTTTGAGCATGGCGGTGAGAAAAATCTGTACTGTGCCAGCGCAGATTGGATGGGCCGTAATTTATTTTCGCGTGTGGAAACTTGCTTTCCTATATTGGATCGCACTTTGAAAAAGCAGATTTATAAAGACGGATTAATCAGTTACTTAAATGATTGTTTGAATGCTTGGGAGCTACAGGCCAATGGTCATTGGCTTAAAGTGGCCTGTACCGATCCGGAGCAAAGGTATAGTGCGCAGCAACATTTGATTGCACAAAAGCAACTCAAAATTTAA
- the serB gene encoding phosphoserine phosphatase SerB, translated as MREIILISFLGPDQPNQFTRLMQVLSTHSLQILDVGQAVIHNQLTLGIVISSDDQTATALAMKEILILAHDIGLTVRFKPITTTEYDQWVSEGGRTRYIVTALAPELEASHLQAVTNIVSNQGFNIETVTRLSGRPVLNGEVDGPKRACVQFGLSGQMLDAAAMRAACLRLSHELNVDVAVQEDNAYRRNRRLVCFDMDSTLIEQEVIDELAIEAGVGAQVAEITERAMQGELDFQQSFRARVALLKGMDASVLPKIAERLTVTEGAERLISTLKALGYRTAILSGGFQYFAEYLQAKLGIDEVHANILDVENGLVTGEVKGHIVDGARKALLLRELAEKMGISLEQAIAVGDGANDLPMLSIAGLGVAFRAKPLVRQNANQAISSVGLDGVLYLLGVHDKDLNRA; from the coding sequence ATGCGAGAAATCATTCTTATTTCATTTTTAGGACCAGACCAACCTAATCAGTTCACTCGATTAATGCAGGTATTGTCCACTCATTCATTACAAATTCTAGATGTCGGACAAGCAGTTATTCATAACCAATTGACCTTAGGTATTGTTATTTCTTCAGATGACCAAACCGCAACAGCTTTGGCAATGAAGGAAATTCTAATTTTAGCACATGATATTGGTTTAACTGTACGTTTTAAACCAATCACTACAACTGAATACGACCAGTGGGTGAGCGAAGGTGGACGGACGCGCTATATAGTCACAGCTTTAGCGCCAGAGCTTGAGGCGTCTCACTTACAAGCAGTTACAAATATTGTGTCCAACCAAGGTTTCAACATCGAAACTGTGACCCGTTTGTCCGGTCGTCCAGTGTTAAATGGCGAAGTCGATGGGCCGAAACGCGCCTGTGTTCAATTTGGTTTAAGTGGGCAAATGCTGGATGCCGCAGCCATGCGTGCAGCTTGTTTACGTTTGTCACACGAACTGAATGTCGATGTAGCGGTACAAGAAGATAATGCCTACCGCCGTAACCGTCGTTTGGTCTGTTTTGATATGGACTCGACCTTAATCGAGCAAGAAGTGATTGATGAGTTAGCTATTGAAGCAGGTGTCGGCGCGCAAGTCGCTGAAATCACAGAACGTGCCATGCAGGGTGAGCTGGATTTCCAGCAAAGCTTCCGCGCACGTGTCGCACTGCTCAAAGGGATGGATGCCTCTGTCCTACCTAAAATTGCAGAACGTCTGACTGTCACAGAAGGTGCTGAACGTTTGATCTCAACTTTAAAAGCATTAGGTTACCGTACCGCGATTTTGTCGGGTGGGTTCCAGTACTTTGCTGAGTATTTACAAGCCAAACTGGGCATTGATGAAGTGCATGCCAATATCTTAGACGTTGAAAATGGGTTGGTCACAGGCGAAGTGAAAGGCCACATTGTCGACGGTGCTCGTAAAGCATTATTGCTGCGTGAATTAGCTGAAAAGATGGGGATTTCGCTTGAACAAGCCATTGCTGTAGGCGATGGTGCAAACGATTTACCGATGCTGTCGATTGCTGGCCTAGGTGTAGCTTTCCGAGCGAAACCATTGGTAAGACAAAACGCCAATCAAGCGATTTCAAGTGTTGGTTTAGATGGTGTTCTGTATTTATTGGGTGTGCACGATAAAGATTTGAATCGTGCCTAA
- the aciT gene encoding ciprofloxacin tolerance protein AciT: MVTANLATIVGLSLVAAALIAVFFSPYRRWLSFMVAGMVFWGILEVIRLGVQAVFEMPITYSYLTALTSAMLIVTMLLLREDRRAERALAQRRCIEHTPVYEDDQQQYSSR, from the coding sequence ATGGTAACAGCGAATTTAGCAACCATCGTTGGCTTAAGTTTAGTCGCCGCTGCGTTAATTGCTGTTTTCTTTTCGCCTTATCGTCGCTGGTTGAGTTTTATGGTGGCGGGTATGGTGTTTTGGGGAATCTTGGAAGTCATTCGCCTAGGTGTGCAAGCAGTGTTTGAAATGCCGATCACTTATAGCTACTTAACTGCTTTAACTTCAGCGATGCTTATTGTGACGATGTTACTTCTACGTGAAGACCGTCGCGCAGAACGTGCACTGGCGCAGCGCCGTTGTATTGAACATACTCCTGTATATGAAGATGACCAACAGCAGTACTCTAGCCGCTAA
- a CDS encoding SCP2 sterol-binding domain-containing protein, which produces MKLSSIPVVKLPLVDVSTDPLDLMVTGLALRMKQLARTSPKFIELVHERQFRIQIGTDLGMARQIIVNNGQIDTVSGDVEKADFILQFADSEQGVKTLIKGDPTAFMTGMQNGSIKMEGDFGLLVWFNQVAKLVPPKLPKPVKAKIKAARAFLKEKTGK; this is translated from the coding sequence ATGAAACTATCTTCAATTCCTGTGGTTAAACTTCCATTGGTTGATGTCAGCACGGATCCGCTGGATTTAATGGTTACTGGTTTGGCACTTCGTATGAAACAGTTGGCGCGTACCAGTCCAAAATTTATTGAATTAGTTCATGAACGCCAGTTCCGTATTCAAATTGGTACGGATCTGGGTATGGCTCGCCAAATTATTGTAAACAATGGTCAGATTGATACCGTTTCGGGTGATGTTGAAAAAGCTGATTTTATTTTACAGTTTGCGGACAGTGAGCAGGGTGTGAAAACTTTAATCAAAGGTGACCCAACCGCATTTATGACGGGCATGCAAAACGGCAGCATTAAAATGGAAGGTGATTTTGGTCTCTTGGTGTGGTTTAACCAAGTTGCAAAATTGGTTCCACCAAAGCTACCAAAGCCAGTGAAAGCAAAAATTAAAGCTGCTCGTGCGTTTTTGAAAGAAAAAACGGGTAAGTAA
- the dtd gene encoding D-aminoacyl-tRNA deacylase — MRALLQRVLEAKVVVNGETTGEIQHGILVFLGLGKEDSLDKGKKLIDKILKYRFFDDEQGKMGWNVSQAGGGILLVSQFTLMAQTQKGLRPDFGPAMPPNDAEALYEQLVEYAKTQFEHVQTGIFAADMKVHLINDGPVTFNLEVE; from the coding sequence ATGCGAGCCTTATTACAACGCGTTCTAGAAGCCAAAGTGGTCGTCAATGGTGAAACCACAGGCGAAATTCAACACGGTATCTTGGTTTTCTTAGGTCTTGGGAAAGAAGACTCTTTAGACAAAGGCAAAAAACTGATCGACAAGATCTTGAAGTATCGTTTTTTTGACGACGAACAAGGCAAAATGGGCTGGAATGTCAGCCAAGCTGGTGGTGGTATTCTTCTGGTGTCTCAATTCACCTTGATGGCGCAAACCCAAAAAGGCCTACGTCCTGACTTTGGACCAGCCATGCCACCGAATGATGCTGAGGCCTTATACGAACAACTGGTTGAGTATGCCAAGACCCAGTTTGAGCATGTGCAAACTGGTATTTTTGCTGCCGATATGAAAGTACATTTGATCAATGATGGACCCGTGACTTTCAATTTAGAAGTCGAATAA
- the pncB gene encoding nicotinate phosphoribosyltransferase, with the protein MSAIIQSLLDTDLYKFTMLQVVLHKFPQAHSVYQFRCRNLDDTVYPLVDILNDLNHQLDLLCQLRFQDDELQYLRGLRFIKSDFVDYLELFQLKRRFIVASIDQQGRLDIRIEGPMVQAMMFEIFVLAIVNELYFRRIRTDEVMAEGERRLHAKVALLKHYETSQTPNDPPFLVSDFGTRRRYSLAWQKHVIEVFNQAAPHIFRGTSNVLIAKQLGLTPIGTMAHEFLQAFQALDVRLRNFQKSALETWVQEYRGDLGIALTDVVGMDAFLRDFDLYFAKLFDGLRHDSGDPYEWGDKAYAHYKKLKIDSKTKMLTFSDGLNLEKAWDLHNYFKDRFQVSFGIGTNLTNDMGQTPLNIVLKLVECNGQSVAKISDSPGKTMTDNDTFLAYLRQVFEITEAETN; encoded by the coding sequence ATGTCTGCCATCATCCAATCCTTATTAGATACTGATCTGTACAAATTTACGATGCTACAGGTGGTCCTGCATAAGTTCCCTCAAGCACATAGTGTGTACCAGTTTCGTTGCCGTAATTTGGATGACACGGTTTATCCTTTGGTCGACATTCTGAATGATTTAAATCACCAATTAGATTTGCTTTGCCAACTTCGTTTTCAAGACGATGAACTACAGTATCTACGCGGTTTGCGCTTTATCAAAAGTGACTTTGTCGATTATTTAGAGTTGTTTCAACTCAAACGTCGTTTTATTGTGGCCAGTATTGATCAGCAAGGTCGTTTAGATATTCGTATTGAAGGACCGATGGTTCAAGCCATGATGTTTGAAATCTTTGTGCTTGCCATCGTCAATGAGTTGTATTTCCGTCGTATTCGGACAGATGAGGTCATGGCTGAAGGCGAGCGCCGCTTACATGCTAAAGTGGCCTTATTAAAACACTATGAAACATCGCAAACGCCAAATGATCCCCCATTTTTAGTTTCTGACTTTGGTACGCGTCGCCGTTATAGTCTGGCGTGGCAAAAACATGTGATTGAAGTGTTTAATCAAGCTGCACCGCATATTTTCCGTGGTACCAGCAACGTCTTAATTGCGAAGCAATTGGGTCTAACCCCGATTGGTACCATGGCGCATGAATTCCTACAAGCCTTCCAAGCGTTGGATGTACGTTTACGTAATTTTCAAAAATCAGCGTTGGAAACGTGGGTACAAGAGTACCGTGGTGATTTAGGTATTGCTTTGACGGATGTGGTGGGAATGGATGCATTCCTGCGTGATTTTGATTTGTATTTTGCCAAACTGTTCGATGGTTTGCGTCATGACAGTGGCGACCCATATGAATGGGGAGATAAGGCCTATGCTCACTATAAAAAGCTGAAAATTGACAGTAAAACCAAAATGCTCACGTTTAGTGATGGACTGAATTTAGAGAAAGCATGGGATCTGCACAATTATTTCAAAGACCGCTTCCAAGTCAGCTTCGGGATTGGCACCAATTTGACCAATGATATGGGACAAACACCATTAAATATTGTGCTTAAATTGGTCGAGTGTAATGGCCAGTCGGTTGCGAAAATATCAGACAGTCCAGGCAAAACCATGACCGATAACGATACCTTTTTGGCGTATTTACGTCAGGTTTTTGAGATTACTGAAGCAGAAACCAATTAG
- a CDS encoding sulfurtransferase: protein MTHSAFDFGLLIDTEQLVPHLGNEKLRIVDLSRASVYDQLHIPHALHLKPKFLVRQDEQATGLLPDVEGLQELIRYLNISPEHHVVVYDDEGGAWAGRLIWNLHCLGFENTSLLNGGIHAWLAAGLPTTSEEEQFEPVNTLVQVDQAKIQQYRIEYAELLEKVQSSQVQLWDCRTEDEYTGLRLAARRGGHIPNALHFEWSTALNRENHLRLHPLERTQQRLEQLGFNLNEPVVVYCQSHHRSGLAYILGRLLGWNIQAYDGAWSEWGNRLDSPIITGEMPS, encoded by the coding sequence ATGACACATTCTGCCTTTGATTTTGGCTTATTGATAGACACAGAGCAGTTGGTTCCTCATTTAGGGAATGAGAAATTACGCATCGTCGATTTAAGCCGAGCCTCAGTCTATGACCAGTTACATATTCCACATGCTTTGCATTTAAAACCGAAATTTTTGGTGCGCCAAGATGAACAAGCCACGGGATTACTTCCCGATGTAGAAGGTTTACAAGAGCTGATTCGTTATCTAAATATTTCACCCGAGCATCATGTGGTGGTTTACGATGATGAAGGTGGCGCTTGGGCAGGGCGCTTGATTTGGAATTTACACTGCTTAGGTTTTGAAAATACCAGTCTGCTGAATGGTGGAATTCATGCATGGCTTGCAGCAGGACTTCCAACCACTTCCGAAGAGGAACAGTTTGAACCTGTCAATACTTTGGTGCAGGTCGATCAAGCAAAAATACAGCAGTATCGAATTGAATATGCGGAGTTATTAGAGAAAGTTCAAAGCAGCCAAGTCCAACTCTGGGACTGCCGAACAGAAGACGAATATACGGGGCTACGTCTTGCAGCGCGACGCGGCGGTCACATTCCAAATGCACTACATTTTGAATGGAGTACTGCCCTTAACCGTGAAAATCATTTAAGATTGCACCCTTTAGAACGCACGCAGCAACGCTTAGAGCAATTGGGTTTTAACTTAAATGAACCTGTGGTGGTGTACTGTCAGTCACATCACCGTTCAGGACTGGCTTATATTTTAGGTCGTTTATTGGGTTGGAATATTCAGGCGTATGATGGTGCGTGGAGTGAATGGGGCAACCGCCTCGACAGTCCTATCATTACCGGAGAGATGCCGTCTTGA
- the asd gene encoding archaetidylserine decarboxylase (Phosphatidylserine decarboxylase is synthesized as a single chain precursor. Generation of the pyruvoyl active site from a Ser is coupled to cleavage of a Gly-Ser bond between the larger (beta) and smaller (alpha chains). It is an integral membrane protein.), which yields MSLTSRLKKQIFIQAQRVVPQHQLSRVVGKVAASENPIVKNAVITAFKAQYGIDMSIAEQSNALKFKSFNEFFTRALKEGVRDIDTDATSIVSPADGAISQLGPIVEGDIFQAKGQKFTVDNLIADPQLAEPFKNGQFATVYLSPKDYHRVHMPFAGTLTETLYVPGELFSVNQTTAENIPGLFARNERMVCLFDTEIGRMAVVLVGAMIVAGIETVATGKVKPTGRLELNQHHLVLDKGAELGRFYLGSTAVVLFEKDKMTWDAAFKANSTVVMGEAMGHTL from the coding sequence TTGAGCCTCACATCACGCTTAAAAAAACAAATTTTCATTCAAGCTCAACGTGTTGTACCCCAACATCAGTTATCACGTGTCGTGGGCAAAGTCGCAGCCAGCGAAAATCCGATTGTGAAAAATGCGGTCATCACTGCGTTTAAAGCACAGTACGGCATTGATATGTCGATTGCTGAGCAGAGCAATGCGCTGAAGTTTAAGTCTTTTAATGAGTTCTTTACCCGTGCATTAAAAGAGGGTGTGCGTGATATTGATACTGATGCGACCAGTATTGTATCGCCTGCGGATGGTGCAATTTCACAGTTGGGTCCAATTGTAGAAGGTGATATTTTCCAAGCCAAAGGGCAGAAATTCACCGTTGATAATTTAATTGCAGATCCGCAGTTGGCGGAACCGTTTAAAAATGGTCAGTTTGCAACCGTGTATTTATCGCCTAAAGATTATCACCGTGTGCATATGCCATTTGCAGGCACATTGACTGAAACCTTATATGTGCCAGGTGAATTGTTCTCGGTCAATCAAACCACGGCTGAAAATATTCCAGGCCTATTTGCCCGCAATGAACGTATGGTCTGTTTATTTGATACAGAAATTGGTCGTATGGCTGTGGTTCTCGTTGGTGCCATGATTGTGGCGGGGATTGAAACGGTTGCAACAGGAAAAGTGAAACCTACTGGGCGTTTAGAGTTAAATCAGCATCATTTAGTCTTGGACAAAGGTGCTGAACTGGGTCGCTTTTACTTAGGCTCAACCGCTGTGGTACTGTTTGAAAAAGACAAAATGACATGGGATGCAGCCTTTAAAGCCAACTCGACTGTGGTGATGGGTGAAGCGATGGGGCATACGCTTTAA
- the phoR gene encoding phosphate regulon sensor histidine kinase PhoR — MYEPYPVPELAREHKKTRYSSLWGFAKQDLRLLAFFLLIASLIGFGVGYFWTCISFAFAVFFILQMRSLYLVNDWISNRPYEVPPNLGGIWGALLFNVYRAQRQERIVQAEMVGLIDRAQSSLVALQEAVVLIDDMQQIEWWNPAAERLLGIEQNDRGRNILTLLRQPSFVDYYNNIDAAPDGLKMKSSSFDEHYVQVKMTRFGGESRLLVAYDVTRMHNLEQMRKDFVDNISHELRTPLTVLSGYIETFTDQEDLNPRWKRAFDQMQAQAKRMNALVNDLLLLSRLENDKQIAKNQIIDMPSLMNQLYDDAHAYNIDYGHTLNLDIDSHCDLIGSDMELASAFSNLITNAIKYTPKGGTVTMGWHDNGEQAYFTVEDTGIGIDPKHLPRLTERFYRVDSARSRQTGGTGLGLAIVKHVLMQHQAHLEIESKENQGSIFKVIFPKERTYNPE, encoded by the coding sequence ATGTATGAACCCTACCCGGTCCCTGAACTCGCACGCGAGCATAAAAAAACGCGATACAGCAGTTTATGGGGCTTTGCCAAACAGGACTTACGTCTCCTTGCCTTTTTCTTGCTGATTGCAAGCTTAATAGGCTTTGGCGTCGGTTATTTTTGGACGTGTATCTCCTTTGCTTTTGCCGTTTTTTTTATTCTGCAAATGCGCTCTTTATATTTGGTCAATGACTGGATTTCCAATCGTCCCTACGAAGTTCCACCCAACCTTGGGGGCATTTGGGGGGCATTATTGTTCAACGTCTATCGGGCACAGCGCCAAGAACGGATTGTGCAAGCGGAAATGGTCGGGTTGATTGATCGGGCGCAGTCCTCATTGGTCGCTTTGCAAGAAGCTGTGGTTCTGATTGACGACATGCAACAAATTGAATGGTGGAACCCTGCTGCAGAACGGTTATTAGGCATTGAACAAAATGACCGTGGCCGTAATATTTTGACTTTATTACGCCAGCCAAGTTTTGTGGATTATTATAATAATATTGATGCTGCACCAGATGGCTTGAAAATGAAGTCATCTAGTTTTGATGAACATTATGTTCAAGTCAAAATGACCCGATTTGGTGGTGAAAGTCGCTTACTGGTCGCCTATGACGTGACCCGCATGCACAATCTCGAACAAATGCGAAAAGACTTTGTCGATAACATTTCGCATGAACTACGCACACCGCTGACGGTACTCAGTGGTTATATTGAGACCTTTACAGACCAAGAAGACCTCAACCCACGTTGGAAGCGAGCCTTTGACCAAATGCAGGCACAGGCCAAACGCATGAATGCCTTAGTGAATGATTTGCTATTACTGTCACGCCTAGAAAATGACAAGCAAATTGCTAAAAATCAAATCATTGATATGCCGAGCTTAATGAACCAACTTTATGACGATGCGCATGCCTATAATATTGATTATGGACATACGCTCAATCTCGATATCGACAGTCACTGTGACTTGATCGGTTCAGACATGGAGTTAGCCAGTGCTTTTAGTAATCTGATTACCAATGCCATCAAATACACACCGAAAGGCGGAACGGTGACCATGGGTTGGCATGACAATGGTGAACAGGCTTATTTTACTGTGGAAGATACTGGCATAGGCATTGATCCTAAGCACTTGCCTCGTTTAACCGAACGCTTCTACCGTGTCGACAGCGCGCGCAGTCGACAAACAGGTGGCACAGGCTTAGGGCTCGCAATTGTGAAACATGTGTTAATGCAACACCAAGCACATTTAGAAATTGAATCCAAAGAAAATCAAGGCTCTATTTTTAAAGTGATTTTTCCCAAAGAACGTACCTACAATCCTGAATGA